The Meleagris gallopavo isolate NT-WF06-2002-E0010 breed Aviagen turkey brand Nicholas breeding stock unplaced genomic scaffold, Turkey_5.1 ChrUn_random_deg7180001714128, whole genome shotgun sequence genome includes the window CCATTGCCATTAGTCATCCCTTCAAGTCATTATTGAAGAGCTTCCCCACACTCTGGAAGCAACCGTTGGATAACTGATgcttctgcagccagagcacagcatcttgcacatgatttttgctgatgtaaatGTAAGAGCTGGCCTGCCCAAAGGACCTGGCCACAAAAGCTGTCAGCCTGTGGGCAGAGCACATATGTCACATCCAGGAAGTAGAATGGATGCTAGGTTTGGGATGACAGCTCCAACTCTGGCCACTCACCATGTGTTGCCCTGGGTGTCAGACTTCCCAAAGGCACTGTAGGAGCCATCATCATGTTTGTAGAGCAGCTGACGCTGATAACCTATGAAGACAGGGGCAAAAGCAACTCTTAGTGTGAAAACATGTACCAT containing:
- the LOC104917401 gene encoding murinoglobulin-2-like, which produces MVHVFTLRVAFAPVFIGYQRQLLYKHDDGSYSAFGKSDTQGNTWLTAFVARSFGQASSYIYISKNHVQDAVLWLQKHQLSNGCFQSVGKLFNNDLKG